From Rhodamnia argentea isolate NSW1041297 chromosome 10, ASM2092103v1, whole genome shotgun sequence, a single genomic window includes:
- the LOC115742053 gene encoding transcription factor bHLH155-like isoform X1 yields the protein MGSPALPQLLQSLCRDARWTYAVFWKIRRRVPAVLTWEDGYFDHSKARRNRENCSDEFYFNRSGELFPFVHENGLQNGSASQFPLGVVEADMACRHYSLGEGLVGEVAVTGNYCWLSSDDILASRCNSEIPLELPEEWLSQFLAGVKTTLLLPVLPHGVLQLGSLELVAEDIAIVADLTERLVSLQHDFSHSLTSTMNHGRQDLSILSCFTDGLDESLKITGSQVSKTKSEGLHNNFEANCSMLNLVHVRPLSEIQEDAWGNETSVLAASPSKVSSLPIGPANQSERMDDDDFGFSRAEAELHAFDKCYNSGRLGDFYDGMEDYFTASDFVSLPLGENDVENIENETIGNMSSFSVNYELDGAPERAFLWQSEFSVDTFFQDMDVLKSSSLTEKQDFADDNKPFTGESGRYPVKDEGEYLLESIISNIYGSPDHNSSNKSNLLVSSTVQPEQLFTSLRTKGESEESCLSGDIASCITPAAFSSRNRDRETSSDSLTSNKSMLSTVTDKEQRRRGSPHEQAKGQKMMISGSKRKGRPGDNQRPRPRDRQLIQERLKELRDLVPNGAKGSIDALLDRTIKHMLFLRGATNQAEKLKEWVPPELTSMNGNVTQDSERNRWRALEINADSRGGASWALELGGELQVCPIVVEDLEYPGLMLIEMLCNDQGLFLDIAQVLRRLELTILKGVTEKDSGNNWARFIVEASKGFQRIDIFWPLMQLWQHRRNTVPT from the exons ATGGGAAGTCCTGCTTTACCGCAGTTACTACAGAGCTTGTGTCGCGATGCGCGCTGGACGTACGCGGTGTTCTGGAAGATCAGGCGTCGAGTCCCTGC GGTTTTAACATGGGAAGATGGGTATTTCGACCATTCAAAGGCTAGAAGAAACAGAGAGAATTGCTCAGATGAATTCTACTTCAACAGATCAGGCGAGCTATTTCCTTTTGTCCATGAAAATGGCTTGCAGAATGGAAGTGCAAGCCAATTCCCCTTAGGAGTTGTGGAAGCTGATATGGCGTGTCGTCACTACTCACTGGGAGAAGG GCTTGTAGGTGAAGTGGCGGTCACAGGCAACTACTGTTGGCTTTCTTCTGATGATATTTTGGCTTCTCGGTGCAACTCTGAGATTCCTTTAGAG CTTCCTGAGGAATGGCTATCACAGTTTTTGGCCGGTGTGAAG ACTACTCTCCTGTTACCTGTTCTTCCGCACGGCGTCTTGCAACTAGGCTCCTTGGAATTG GTTGCTGAGGACATAGCGATTGTCGCTGATCTCACAGAGAGATTAGTCTCGCTTCAACACGATTTTAGCCATTCTCTAACTTCCACGATGAACCATGGCCGGCAGGATCTTTCTATCCTCTCCTGTTTCACAGATGGTCTGGATGAGTCATTGAAAATCACTGGCAGCCAGGTTTCTAAAACAAAATCTGAAGGGTTGCATAACAATTTCGAGGCGAATTGCAGCATGCTAAATCTTGTACATGTTCGGCCCCTTTCAGAAATCCAAGAAGATGCATGGGGTAATGAGACTTCTGTCTTGGCAGCCAGTCCTTCCAAAGTGTCATCTCTCCCAATTGGACCTGCAAACCAGTCAGAAAGGATGGATGATGATGATTTTGGATTCTCTCGTGCAGAAGCAGAATTGCATGCCTTCGATAAATGTTACAACTCAGGCAGGTTAGGTGACTTTTACGATGGCATGGAGGACTACTTCACTGCTAGTGACTTTGTGAGCCTACCATTAGGAGAAAATGACGTTGAGAATATTGAGAATGAAACCATCGGCAACATGTCTAGCTTCTCCGTGAACTATGAACTGGATGGAGCTCCTGAGCGAGCTTTCTTGTGGCAAAGTGAATTTTCTGTGGATACGTTTTTCCAAGATATGGACGTGCTTAAAAGCTCTTCTCTGACTGAGAAACAAGATTTTGCCGATGACAATAAGCCGTTTACTGGGGAATCTGGGAGATACCCTGTCAAAGACGAAGGGGAGTATCTCTTGGAATCTATAATCAGCAACATATATGGCAGTCCTGATCATAATTCATCAAATAAATCCAACCTTCTCGTATCTTCAACCGTTCAACCGGAGCAACTTTTTACTTCTTTGAGAACAAAAGGGGAGTCTGAAGAAAGCTGCCTGAGTGGAGATATTGCAAGCTGCATAACTCCAGCTGCATTCAGCTCTAGGAATAGGGATAGAGAAACTTCTAGCGATTCTTTAacttcaaataaaagcatgcTGAGTACAGTCACTGATAAAGAGCAGCGGAGGAGGGGATCCCCTCATGAACAGGCTAAGGGTCAGAAGATGATGATCAGTGGTagcaaaagaaagggaagacCAGGTGATAACCAGAGGCCAAGACCAAGAGACAGACAGTTGATTCAGGAGAGACTGAAGGAACTTAGGGACCTTGTCCCAAATGGTGCGAAG GGTAGCATCGATGCCCTTCTAGATCGAACAATCAAGCACATGCTGTTCTTAAGAGGCGCAACCAACCAGGCAGAGAAGTTGAAGGAGTGGGTGCCCCCAGAG TTGACATCTATGAATGGCAATGTCACACAGGACTCTGAACGGAACAGATGGAGAGCACTTGAAATCAACGCTGATTCCCGGGGTGGAGCTAGCTGGGCTCTTGAATTAGGAGGTGAGCTTCAGGTATGCCCTATAGTGGTGGAAGACCTGGAATACCCAGGACTCATGCTTATTGAG ATGCTATGCAACGACCAAGGGCTCTTTCTGGACATTGCTCAGGTGCTTCGACGCCTAGAATTGACCATCCTGAAGGGTGTTACAGAGAAAGATTCGGGCAATAACTGGGCCCGCTTCATTGTTGAG GCTTCAAAGGGTTTCCAGAGAATAGACATATTTTGGCCTTTGATGCAGCTTTGGCAGCACCGGAGGAATACCGTTCCAACATGA
- the LOC115742053 gene encoding transcription factor bHLH155-like isoform X2: protein MGSPALPQLLQSLCRDARWTYAVFWKIRRRVPAVLTWEDGYFDHSKARRNRENCSDEFYFNRSGELFPFVHENGLQNGSASQFPLGVVEADMACRHYSLGEGLVGEVAVTGNYCWLSSDDILASRCNSEIPLELPEEWLSQFLAGVKTTLLLPVLPHGVLQLGSLELVAEDIAIVADLTERLVSLQHDFSHSLTSTMNHGRQDLSILSCFTDGLDESLKITGSQVSKTKSEGLHNNFEANCSMLNLVHVRPLSEIQEDAWGNETSVLAASPSKVSSLPIGPANQSERMDDDDFGFSRAEAELHAFDKCYNSGRLGDFYDGMEDYFTASDFVSLPLGENDVENIENETIGNMSSFSVNYELDGAPERAFLWQSEFSVDTFFQDMDVLKSSSLTEKQDFADDNKPFTGESGRYPVKDEGEYLLESIISNIYGSPDHNSSNKSNLLVSSTVQPEQLFTSLRTKGESEESCLSGDIASCITPAAFSSRNRDRETSSDSLTSNKSMLSTVTDKEQRRRGSPHEQAKGQKMMISGSKRKGRPGDNQRPRPRDRQLIQERLKELRDLVPNGAKGSIDALLDRTIKHMLFLRGATNQAEKLKEWVPPEDSERNRWRALEINADSRGGASWALELGGELQVCPIVVEDLEYPGLMLIEMLCNDQGLFLDIAQVLRRLELTILKGVTEKDSGNNWARFIVEASKGFQRIDIFWPLMQLWQHRRNTVPT, encoded by the exons ATGGGAAGTCCTGCTTTACCGCAGTTACTACAGAGCTTGTGTCGCGATGCGCGCTGGACGTACGCGGTGTTCTGGAAGATCAGGCGTCGAGTCCCTGC GGTTTTAACATGGGAAGATGGGTATTTCGACCATTCAAAGGCTAGAAGAAACAGAGAGAATTGCTCAGATGAATTCTACTTCAACAGATCAGGCGAGCTATTTCCTTTTGTCCATGAAAATGGCTTGCAGAATGGAAGTGCAAGCCAATTCCCCTTAGGAGTTGTGGAAGCTGATATGGCGTGTCGTCACTACTCACTGGGAGAAGG GCTTGTAGGTGAAGTGGCGGTCACAGGCAACTACTGTTGGCTTTCTTCTGATGATATTTTGGCTTCTCGGTGCAACTCTGAGATTCCTTTAGAG CTTCCTGAGGAATGGCTATCACAGTTTTTGGCCGGTGTGAAG ACTACTCTCCTGTTACCTGTTCTTCCGCACGGCGTCTTGCAACTAGGCTCCTTGGAATTG GTTGCTGAGGACATAGCGATTGTCGCTGATCTCACAGAGAGATTAGTCTCGCTTCAACACGATTTTAGCCATTCTCTAACTTCCACGATGAACCATGGCCGGCAGGATCTTTCTATCCTCTCCTGTTTCACAGATGGTCTGGATGAGTCATTGAAAATCACTGGCAGCCAGGTTTCTAAAACAAAATCTGAAGGGTTGCATAACAATTTCGAGGCGAATTGCAGCATGCTAAATCTTGTACATGTTCGGCCCCTTTCAGAAATCCAAGAAGATGCATGGGGTAATGAGACTTCTGTCTTGGCAGCCAGTCCTTCCAAAGTGTCATCTCTCCCAATTGGACCTGCAAACCAGTCAGAAAGGATGGATGATGATGATTTTGGATTCTCTCGTGCAGAAGCAGAATTGCATGCCTTCGATAAATGTTACAACTCAGGCAGGTTAGGTGACTTTTACGATGGCATGGAGGACTACTTCACTGCTAGTGACTTTGTGAGCCTACCATTAGGAGAAAATGACGTTGAGAATATTGAGAATGAAACCATCGGCAACATGTCTAGCTTCTCCGTGAACTATGAACTGGATGGAGCTCCTGAGCGAGCTTTCTTGTGGCAAAGTGAATTTTCTGTGGATACGTTTTTCCAAGATATGGACGTGCTTAAAAGCTCTTCTCTGACTGAGAAACAAGATTTTGCCGATGACAATAAGCCGTTTACTGGGGAATCTGGGAGATACCCTGTCAAAGACGAAGGGGAGTATCTCTTGGAATCTATAATCAGCAACATATATGGCAGTCCTGATCATAATTCATCAAATAAATCCAACCTTCTCGTATCTTCAACCGTTCAACCGGAGCAACTTTTTACTTCTTTGAGAACAAAAGGGGAGTCTGAAGAAAGCTGCCTGAGTGGAGATATTGCAAGCTGCATAACTCCAGCTGCATTCAGCTCTAGGAATAGGGATAGAGAAACTTCTAGCGATTCTTTAacttcaaataaaagcatgcTGAGTACAGTCACTGATAAAGAGCAGCGGAGGAGGGGATCCCCTCATGAACAGGCTAAGGGTCAGAAGATGATGATCAGTGGTagcaaaagaaagggaagacCAGGTGATAACCAGAGGCCAAGACCAAGAGACAGACAGTTGATTCAGGAGAGACTGAAGGAACTTAGGGACCTTGTCCCAAATGGTGCGAAG GGTAGCATCGATGCCCTTCTAGATCGAACAATCAAGCACATGCTGTTCTTAAGAGGCGCAACCAACCAGGCAGAGAAGTTGAAGGAGTGGGTGCCCCCAGAG GACTCTGAACGGAACAGATGGAGAGCACTTGAAATCAACGCTGATTCCCGGGGTGGAGCTAGCTGGGCTCTTGAATTAGGAGGTGAGCTTCAGGTATGCCCTATAGTGGTGGAAGACCTGGAATACCCAGGACTCATGCTTATTGAG ATGCTATGCAACGACCAAGGGCTCTTTCTGGACATTGCTCAGGTGCTTCGACGCCTAGAATTGACCATCCTGAAGGGTGTTACAGAGAAAGATTCGGGCAATAACTGGGCCCGCTTCATTGTTGAG GCTTCAAAGGGTTTCCAGAGAATAGACATATTTTGGCCTTTGATGCAGCTTTGGCAGCACCGGAGGAATACCGTTCCAACATGA